One Phycisphaera mikurensis NBRC 102666 DNA window includes the following coding sequences:
- a CDS encoding S1 RNA-binding domain-containing protein, protein MEAPASNDPSAVDPTPDTPPAEAQPEMPRPAAPPAVEPQTAANVESMPDPVPGGTPESAAQPNADADAAMERAMNQEAEAVAASTIPDAAPERSVDDELAEALAGVDADALMNASAGGEENPANRAAPKPGGKVARGQVRRGTVTALRGEDVFVDLQSDGANLGSGGPAKLQGIVPAQQFEHPPRIGALMDFVVDHADEAEGLVFLSREGAISRGTWDELEVGNAVEARVTGSNKGGLELELAGSIKAFMPASQVDVGSVEDLSVFHGQKVEAEVTEIDRRHKKVLLSRRKLQDRQRAVGREKLLKELEVGQTREGTVTNLMAFGAFVDLGGVEGLLHVSDLAHNRIDKPGDVLSVGQKVSVMVLKLENLHGEDANEPAPEAQGSATDRGTAGGGVKAATPQKGGKKKRNRPRIALGIKQTTPDPWEGLADRYTEGENISVRVVKTTTFGAFAEIEPGVEGLLPISELAWNRTEKVEDVVKKGDAVKVQILKIETKKKRFTLSLKAAAGDPWATGEGGEGGGNGLGVSAGESVKGRVTTVTDFGAFVALESGVEGLVHISELADRRVDKVTDVLQVGDEKTFKVKSVEPEKRKIALSLRTKPSPREAREAEEAQLMQNQPKAKPRLDKRNLKSGLGGGGGMGQGLGGLSLSDFNK, encoded by the coding sequence ATGGAAGCGCCCGCCTCCAACGACCCGTCCGCCGTCGATCCCACCCCCGACACCCCGCCCGCCGAGGCCCAGCCGGAGATGCCCCGGCCGGCAGCGCCCCCGGCGGTGGAGCCGCAGACCGCCGCCAACGTCGAGTCGATGCCCGATCCGGTGCCCGGCGGCACGCCGGAATCCGCGGCGCAGCCGAACGCCGACGCCGACGCCGCCATGGAGCGGGCGATGAACCAGGAGGCCGAGGCGGTCGCCGCGTCGACGATCCCCGACGCGGCGCCCGAGCGTTCGGTCGACGACGAGCTCGCCGAGGCCCTCGCCGGCGTCGACGCCGACGCGCTGATGAACGCGTCCGCCGGCGGCGAGGAGAACCCGGCGAACCGCGCCGCCCCCAAGCCCGGCGGCAAGGTCGCCCGCGGCCAGGTCCGCCGCGGCACCGTCACCGCGCTCCGCGGGGAGGACGTCTTCGTCGACCTGCAGAGCGACGGAGCGAACCTCGGTTCCGGAGGCCCGGCCAAGCTCCAGGGCATCGTCCCGGCTCAGCAATTCGAGCACCCGCCGCGGATCGGCGCGCTCATGGACTTCGTCGTCGACCACGCCGACGAGGCCGAGGGCCTGGTCTTCCTCTCCCGCGAGGGCGCGATCAGCCGCGGCACGTGGGACGAGCTGGAGGTGGGCAACGCCGTGGAGGCCCGCGTCACCGGCAGCAACAAGGGCGGCCTGGAGCTCGAGCTGGCCGGCTCGATCAAGGCCTTCATGCCCGCCAGCCAGGTCGACGTGGGCAGCGTGGAGGACCTGTCGGTCTTCCACGGCCAGAAGGTCGAGGCCGAGGTCACCGAGATCGACCGACGCCACAAGAAGGTGCTGCTCTCGCGTCGCAAGCTGCAGGACCGGCAGCGGGCGGTCGGCCGCGAGAAGCTGCTCAAGGAGCTGGAGGTCGGCCAGACCCGCGAGGGCACCGTCACCAACCTCATGGCGTTCGGGGCCTTCGTCGACCTCGGCGGGGTCGAGGGCCTGCTGCACGTCAGCGACCTCGCCCACAACCGCATCGACAAGCCCGGCGACGTGCTTTCCGTGGGTCAGAAGGTCAGCGTGATGGTGCTCAAGCTGGAGAACCTCCACGGCGAAGACGCGAACGAGCCCGCCCCCGAGGCGCAGGGCTCCGCCACCGACCGCGGCACCGCGGGCGGCGGCGTGAAGGCGGCGACGCCGCAGAAGGGCGGCAAGAAGAAGCGCAACCGCCCGCGGATCGCGCTCGGCATCAAGCAGACCACGCCCGACCCCTGGGAGGGTTTGGCCGATCGCTACACCGAGGGCGAGAACATCAGCGTCCGCGTCGTCAAGACCACCACCTTCGGCGCCTTCGCCGAAATCGAGCCCGGCGTGGAGGGCCTGCTGCCGATCAGCGAGCTCGCGTGGAACCGCACCGAGAAGGTGGAGGACGTCGTGAAGAAAGGCGACGCCGTCAAGGTGCAGATCCTCAAGATCGAGACGAAGAAGAAGCGCTTCACGCTGTCGCTCAAGGCCGCCGCGGGCGATCCCTGGGCGACGGGCGAGGGCGGCGAGGGCGGCGGCAACGGCCTGGGCGTCTCCGCCGGCGAGTCGGTGAAGGGCCGGGTCACCACCGTCACCGACTTCGGCGCCTTCGTGGCGCTCGAATCCGGCGTCGAGGGCTTGGTGCACATCTCCGAGCTCGCCGACCGCCGCGTCGACAAGGTCACCGACGTCCTCCAGGTCGGCGACGAGAAGACGTTCAAGGTCAAGAGCGTCGAGCCCGAGAAGCGGAAGATCGCCCTGTCGCTCCGCACCAAGCCCAGCCCGCGCGAGGCGCGTGAAGCCGAGGAGGCGCAGCTGATGCAGAACCAGCCGAAGGCCAAGCCCCGCCTGGACAAGCGGAACCTCAAGAGCGGCCTCGGCGGCGGCGGCGGCATGGGCCAGGGCCTCGGCGGCCTCTCGCTCAGCGACTTCAACAAGTAA
- a CDS encoding DNA-3-methyladenine glycosylase: MSHGPRLDAAFYRADPVSVARRLLGQRLVVVQPDGERLAGLIVETEAYLGVEDKAAHTFGWRRTERNASMFEPGGTAYVFLNYGIHALLNLSTGAAGEPTAVLVRAIEPTEGLPTMFARRAKAKQQTDLGSGPGKLSQALGISLADDGTDTLTSPRLFVERTRGRCLASARIVVRPRIGVDYAGEWAAAPLRFYARGNPHVSRR; the protein is encoded by the coding sequence ATGAGCCACGGTCCGCGGCTGGACGCGGCTTTCTACCGAGCCGACCCGGTGAGCGTCGCGCGCCGCCTGCTCGGCCAGCGGCTCGTGGTGGTCCAACCCGATGGCGAGCGCCTCGCCGGGCTCATCGTCGAGACCGAGGCTTACCTCGGCGTCGAGGACAAGGCCGCGCACACCTTCGGCTGGCGCAGAACCGAGCGGAACGCCTCGATGTTCGAGCCCGGGGGGACGGCGTACGTCTTCCTGAACTACGGGATCCACGCGCTGCTGAACCTGTCGACGGGCGCGGCCGGCGAGCCGACGGCGGTGCTCGTCCGCGCGATCGAGCCGACCGAGGGCCTGCCGACGATGTTCGCGCGGCGGGCGAAGGCGAAGCAGCAGACGGACCTGGGCTCGGGTCCCGGCAAGCTCAGCCAGGCCCTGGGCATCTCGCTCGCCGACGACGGCACCGACACGCTGACCAGCCCGCGGCTCTTCGTCGAGCGCACCCGCGGACGGTGCCTCGCTTCCGCGAGAATCGTCGTCCGTCCGCGGATCGGCGTCGACTACGCCGGCGAGTGGGCCGCGGCCCCGCTTCGCTTCTACGCCCGCGGCAACCCGCACGTGAGCCGGCGTTGA
- a CDS encoding DUF1611 domain-containing protein: MAERIAILTGGKAGEPVAAKTAVALIRYRRDEVVAVVDPGFVGRDLAALMPVLNAPPVVASVEEATTLGATAVYLGVATAGGKLPPELKPAVLDAAARGLRIVSGMHDRLGADADVAAAASRSQAELVDLRAEALAERTVATGGPIGGAFRVLTIGNDCSVGKMVTAWELTRGLIEAGIDAAFAATGQTGMMLSGGGVPIDAVVGDFLNGAAEALVRRHAHHQVTVVEGQASLLHPSYSAVTWGLLAGSQPHGLILCCEPGRPHLHGRPSLAVPDPVRLAAVVRASAGEQSGCELLGVAINGRRGRDDPDRLRAERERLERELGVPACDVVAEGPGALVEVVRAAADARAADRPAADAP; this comes from the coding sequence ATGGCCGAGCGCATCGCGATCCTCACCGGCGGCAAGGCGGGCGAGCCCGTCGCGGCCAAGACCGCGGTGGCGCTGATCCGCTACCGGCGCGATGAGGTCGTCGCGGTCGTGGATCCCGGCTTCGTCGGCCGGGACCTCGCCGCGTTGATGCCCGTCTTGAACGCGCCGCCCGTGGTGGCCTCCGTGGAGGAGGCCACCACGCTCGGCGCCACCGCCGTCTACCTCGGCGTCGCGACCGCGGGCGGGAAGCTGCCGCCGGAGCTCAAGCCCGCGGTGCTCGACGCGGCGGCGCGCGGGCTGAGAATCGTCAGCGGGATGCACGACCGGCTCGGGGCCGATGCCGACGTCGCGGCGGCGGCGAGCCGGAGCCAGGCGGAGCTGGTGGACCTGCGAGCCGAAGCGCTCGCCGAGCGGACGGTCGCCACGGGCGGGCCGATCGGCGGGGCGTTCCGGGTGCTCACGATCGGCAACGACTGCTCGGTGGGCAAGATGGTGACGGCCTGGGAGCTGACGCGGGGGCTGATCGAGGCCGGGATCGACGCCGCCTTCGCCGCGACCGGCCAGACCGGGATGATGCTCAGCGGCGGCGGCGTGCCGATCGATGCGGTGGTCGGCGACTTCCTCAACGGCGCCGCCGAGGCGCTCGTGCGGCGGCACGCCCACCACCAGGTGACGGTCGTCGAGGGCCAGGCGTCGCTGCTGCACCCGAGCTACTCCGCCGTCACCTGGGGCCTGCTCGCCGGCAGCCAGCCGCACGGGCTGATCCTCTGCTGCGAGCCCGGCCGGCCGCACCTGCACGGCCGGCCGAGCCTCGCCGTGCCCGATCCGGTCCGCCTCGCCGCGGTGGTCCGAGCGTCGGCGGGGGAGCAATCCGGCTGCGAGCTGCTCGGCGTCGCCATCAACGGCCGCCGCGGGCGGGACGATCCGGACCGGCTGCGGGCCGAGCGTGAGCGGCTGGAGCGCGAGCTGGGGGTGCCGGCGTGCGACGTCGTGGCCGAGGGTCCGGGCGCGCTGGTGGAGGTGGTGCGGGCCGCCGCGGATGCCCGCGCCGCGGACCGTCCGGCCGCGGACGCGCCATGA
- the gap gene encoding type I glyceraldehyde-3-phosphate dehydrogenase yields MSIKIGINGFGRIGRLVFRAAAMRSDDSIEIVGINDLVPADNLAYLLKYDSNHGRFQSGDVSAKDDDTLVVNGREIPSMSMRDPEQLPWGDLGCDYVVESTGFFTDFDGASKHNKAGAKRTVISAPTKTPDRVPTIVMGVNHEGLAGDATVVSNASCTTNCLAPVAKVIHDTFGIAEGLMTTVHAATATQPTQDGPSKKDWRGGRNAYTNIIPSSTGAAKAVGLAIPELQGKLTGMALRVPTPDVSVVDLTVRTEKQTSYADIMAALKAASESGPMQGYLGYTEEQVVSTDFLGDTRSSIVDAGAGIGLSSTFHKVVSWYDNEVGYSNRVVDLLMHMAKQDGLS; encoded by the coding sequence TTGTCCATCAAGATCGGCATCAACGGCTTCGGCCGCATCGGCCGCCTCGTCTTCCGCGCCGCCGCCATGCGGAGCGACGACAGCATCGAGATCGTTGGCATCAACGACCTCGTGCCCGCCGACAACTTGGCGTACCTGCTGAAGTACGACTCCAACCACGGCCGCTTCCAGAGCGGAGACGTCTCCGCGAAGGACGATGACACGCTCGTCGTGAACGGCCGCGAGATCCCCTCGATGTCGATGCGCGACCCCGAGCAGCTGCCCTGGGGCGACCTCGGTTGCGACTACGTCGTCGAGTCCACCGGCTTCTTCACCGACTTCGACGGGGCGAGCAAGCACAACAAGGCCGGCGCCAAGCGCACCGTCATCTCCGCTCCGACCAAGACGCCGGACCGGGTCCCCACGATCGTCATGGGCGTGAACCACGAGGGCCTCGCGGGCGACGCCACCGTCGTGTCCAACGCCTCGTGCACGACCAACTGCCTGGCTCCGGTCGCCAAGGTCATCCACGACACCTTCGGCATCGCCGAGGGCCTCATGACGACGGTGCACGCCGCGACGGCCACGCAGCCCACCCAGGACGGTCCTTCGAAGAAGGATTGGCGTGGCGGTCGCAACGCGTACACCAACATCATCCCCAGCAGCACCGGCGCCGCCAAGGCGGTGGGCCTGGCGATCCCCGAGCTCCAGGGCAAGCTGACCGGCATGGCCCTGCGCGTGCCGACCCCGGACGTCTCGGTGGTCGACCTCACGGTCCGCACCGAGAAGCAGACCTCCTACGCGGACATCATGGCCGCGCTCAAGGCCGCCAGCGAGTCGGGCCCGATGCAAGGCTACCTCGGCTACACCGAGGAGCAGGTGGTCTCCACCGACTTCCTCGGGGACACCCGCAGCTCCATCGTGGACGCCGGGGCGGGCATCGGCCTCAGCTCCACCTTCCACAAGGTCGTCTCCTGGTACGACAACGAGGTGGGCTACTCCAACCGCGTCGTCGACCTGCTGATGCACATGGCCAAGCAGGACGGCTTGTCCTAA
- a CDS encoding SOS response-associated peptidase has protein sequence MCGRVQIKMTSREAAEAFGADARCDAAVFERWNAAPSQRLPLLQPAASGGLELAAADWGFSKPGGGGPRPINARSETAPRSGFFSAAWRRGRAALPVTGFFEWQAPQADAAPPLFGGDASAARKTPWLIERADGRPFALAALRNEAGFCVLTTAPNAAVARIHDRMPVVLDRAALERWLDPRAEPDALRPLMRPCPAEDLRFTRVADAVNAPANEGPAAAEPRAEPVAGATFAAPAA, from the coding sequence GTGTGCGGACGCGTCCAGATCAAGATGACCTCGCGCGAGGCGGCCGAAGCCTTCGGCGCCGACGCCCGCTGCGACGCCGCGGTGTTCGAACGCTGGAACGCGGCGCCTTCGCAGCGGCTCCCGCTGCTGCAGCCCGCCGCTTCGGGGGGCCTGGAGCTCGCGGCCGCGGATTGGGGCTTCTCCAAGCCCGGCGGTGGCGGTCCCCGGCCAATCAACGCCCGCAGCGAAACCGCACCCCGCAGCGGCTTCTTCTCGGCGGCGTGGCGGCGGGGGCGGGCCGCCCTGCCGGTCACGGGCTTCTTCGAGTGGCAGGCGCCCCAGGCGGACGCGGCTCCGCCGCTGTTCGGTGGCGACGCCTCCGCCGCGCGAAAAACGCCCTGGCTGATCGAGCGAGCGGACGGCCGGCCCTTCGCGCTCGCGGCGCTGCGCAACGAGGCGGGCTTCTGCGTGCTGACGACCGCGCCCAACGCCGCGGTGGCCCGGATCCACGACCGGATGCCGGTGGTGCTCGACCGGGCCGCGCTGGAACGCTGGCTCGACCCCCGGGCCGAACCCGACGCGCTGCGTCCTCTGATGAGGCCGTGCCCGGCCGAGGATCTCCGCTTCACCCGGGTCGCGGACGCGGTCAATGCGCCCGCCAACGAGGGGCCGGCCGCCGCCGAACCCCGGGCGGAGCCGGTCGCGGGGGCTACCTTCGCCGCCCCCGCGGCCTGA
- a CDS encoding competence/damage-inducible protein A, protein MAILLSIGDELALGQTVDTNTAFMAAGLAERGVMTRMHLTVADEHAALAAAFRQAVRLEAASPDPAPGLVIASGGLGPTEDDLTREALAEAMGVGLGTDEEALAAVRSFFSGIGKAMPPRNEIQAQKPIGSRFLPNPHGTAPGIHAVIEGVNVFVTPGVPREMRAMFSDAILPLAVPDDDGGGVLVTSKVATFGMGESDVSQRLAAIMARGRNPTVGTTVAAGYCSVRLRAEAASGREARAMLEAVAGEVEAALGPVCFGRDEETLENATVTLLLEKGLTVTTAESCTGGLVSEMLTRVPGSSGCCRGGWVTYDNAMKSAELGVAAATLAQHGAVSAEVVKEMAEGAREHARCDFGIALSGVAGPGGGTQEKPVGTVWIALAGGAGVRAWRGRFRGDRATVRDRAAKCALQLLRLRVLGEDTRSIQWLQPEAP, encoded by the coding sequence TTGGCCATCCTTCTTTCCATCGGCGACGAGCTGGCCCTGGGCCAGACCGTCGACACCAACACCGCCTTCATGGCCGCCGGCCTCGCGGAGCGCGGCGTGATGACGCGGATGCACCTCACGGTCGCCGACGAGCACGCCGCGCTCGCCGCGGCGTTCCGCCAGGCGGTGCGGCTCGAGGCCGCGTCGCCCGACCCCGCCCCGGGCCTGGTCATCGCCTCCGGGGGCCTGGGGCCGACCGAGGACGATCTGACCCGCGAAGCCCTCGCCGAGGCGATGGGCGTGGGCCTCGGAACCGACGAGGAGGCGCTCGCGGCCGTGCGTTCGTTCTTCAGCGGCATCGGCAAGGCGATGCCGCCGCGCAACGAGATCCAGGCGCAGAAGCCGATCGGCAGCCGCTTCCTGCCCAACCCCCACGGCACCGCCCCCGGGATTCACGCGGTGATCGAGGGCGTCAACGTCTTTGTGACGCCCGGGGTGCCGCGGGAGATGCGGGCGATGTTCAGCGACGCGATCCTGCCGCTCGCGGTGCCCGACGACGACGGCGGCGGCGTGCTCGTCACGTCCAAGGTGGCGACCTTCGGCATGGGCGAGTCCGACGTCTCGCAGCGCCTCGCGGCGATCATGGCGCGCGGGCGAAACCCCACCGTCGGCACCACGGTCGCGGCGGGCTACTGCTCGGTGCGGCTGCGGGCCGAGGCGGCGAGCGGGCGCGAGGCGCGGGCGATGCTTGAGGCGGTGGCGGGCGAGGTGGAGGCGGCGCTGGGCCCGGTGTGCTTCGGCCGCGACGAGGAGACGCTGGAGAACGCGACCGTCACGCTGCTGCTGGAGAAGGGGCTGACGGTGACGACGGCGGAATCGTGCACCGGCGGGCTCGTCTCGGAGATGCTCACGCGGGTGCCCGGCTCTTCGGGCTGCTGCCGCGGCGGCTGGGTGACGTACGACAACGCGATGAAGAGCGCCGAGCTGGGGGTGGCCGCCGCCACGCTGGCGCAGCACGGCGCGGTGTCGGCCGAGGTGGTCAAGGAGATGGCCGAGGGGGCCCGCGAGCACGCGCGCTGCGACTTCGGGATCGCCCTCTCCGGCGTCGCTGGACCCGGCGGCGGGACCCAGGAGAAGCCGGTCGGCACCGTGTGGATCGCGCTCGCCGGCGGCGCCGGCGTCCGCGCCTGGCGGGGCCGCTTCCGCGGCGACCGGGCAACCGTCCGCGACCGCGCCGCCAAGTGCGCCCTGCAGCTGCTCCGCCTCCGCGTGCTCGGGGAGGACACCCGGAGCATCCAGTGGCTGCAACCGGAAGCGCCGTGA
- a CDS encoding tyrosine-protein phosphatase, with product MNPAPPRPPAGRIDLHSHLLPGLDDGCRNLADSLACVRGLLAMGYRGAACTPHFWPAQFPAVSAALVAERVAALQRAIDREKLLFRVWPGGEVRLFEDADKWMNLHGFPILGGAGGGRTAVLIDSWRGDWPRHCDRTVDAILARGLTPVLAHPERSPTRFGFGRLLDRLARRGVLLQGNLRSFGGGEGPRALSLARSFLRDGRYACVASDTHRAEGIQDRRRGLEALADETDADTLRRLTTDAPRRLLNLDAEDAAGG from the coding sequence GTGAATCCGGCCCCGCCGCGACCCCCCGCCGGCCGCATCGACCTGCACAGCCACCTGCTGCCGGGGCTGGACGACGGCTGCCGCAACCTCGCCGACAGCCTCGCCTGCGTCCGCGGCCTGCTCGCGATGGGCTACCGCGGCGCCGCCTGCACGCCGCACTTCTGGCCCGCGCAGTTCCCCGCGGTCTCCGCGGCGCTGGTGGCCGAGCGTGTGGCCGCTCTCCAGCGGGCGATCGATCGCGAAAAGCTGCTCTTCCGGGTGTGGCCCGGCGGCGAGGTGCGGCTGTTCGAGGACGCCGACAAGTGGATGAACCTCCACGGCTTCCCGATCCTCGGCGGGGCCGGCGGCGGCCGCACCGCGGTGCTGATCGACTCGTGGCGCGGCGACTGGCCGAGGCACTGCGACCGCACCGTCGACGCGATCCTCGCCCGCGGCCTGACCCCGGTGCTCGCTCACCCGGAGCGGAGCCCCACCCGCTTCGGCTTCGGCCGCCTTCTGGACCGCCTCGCCCGCCGCGGCGTGCTGCTGCAGGGCAACCTCCGGTCCTTCGGTGGCGGGGAGGGCCCCAGGGCGTTGTCGCTGGCGCGGAGCTTCCTCCGCGACGGCCGCTACGCCTGCGTCGCGTCGGACACGCACCGCGCCGAAGGGATCCAGGACCGCCGCCGCGGGCTGGAGGCGCTCGCCGATGAGACCGACGCCGACACCCTCCGCCGCCTCACCACCGACGCGCCCCGGCGGCTCCTGAACCTCGACGCCGAGGACGCCGCCGGCGGATAA
- a CDS encoding zinc-dependent alcohol dehydrogenase, with the protein MKAVTWHGRNDIRTTEVPDARIEDERDVVIRVTASGICGSDLHIMTGAAPAMRHGDVIGHEPMGVVEEVGSAVTRLAKGDRVVVPFTLACGRCFFCASTRFSLCDNTNPNAEMAQKQMGHTPSGMLGYTHMLGGYAGGQAEALRVPFADRTGPIKVPEDLSDDRVVLLSDIFPTGYMAAENCDIQEGETVAVWGCGPVAQFVMQSAWMLGAGRVIAIDRVPERLEMARTHGRAETIDFSQEDVYERLQEMTGGRGPDCCVDGVGAENHAGGLVADTLEDAKTALHLGSDRPNVLNEIIRCCRKGGKVSCPGVYFGKVDLAWGAAMNKGLQFKMGQTHVQRYLEPLMQKVVDGEIDPSFVITHHASLDEAPAAYDRFKNKTDGCIKVVLTP; encoded by the coding sequence ATGAAAGCCGTCACCTGGCATGGCCGCAACGACATCCGCACGACCGAGGTGCCCGACGCCCGCATCGAGGACGAGAGAGACGTGGTGATCCGCGTGACCGCCTCGGGCATCTGCGGCTCCGACCTGCACATCATGACCGGCGCCGCGCCGGCGATGCGGCACGGCGACGTGATCGGCCACGAGCCGATGGGCGTCGTGGAGGAGGTGGGCTCCGCCGTCACGCGGCTGGCCAAGGGCGACCGCGTCGTCGTGCCCTTCACGCTCGCGTGCGGTCGCTGCTTCTTCTGCGCGTCCACGCGGTTCTCGCTCTGCGACAACACCAACCCCAACGCGGAGATGGCGCAGAAGCAGATGGGCCACACGCCCTCGGGCATGCTCGGCTACACGCACATGCTCGGCGGCTACGCCGGCGGCCAAGCCGAGGCGTTGCGGGTGCCCTTCGCCGACCGCACCGGGCCGATCAAGGTGCCCGAGGACCTCAGCGACGACCGGGTCGTGCTGCTGTCGGACATCTTCCCGACCGGCTACATGGCCGCGGAGAACTGCGACATCCAGGAGGGCGAGACCGTCGCGGTCTGGGGCTGCGGCCCCGTGGCACAGTTCGTCATGCAGAGCGCGTGGATGCTGGGCGCCGGCCGCGTGATCGCCATCGACCGCGTGCCCGAGCGGCTGGAGATGGCGCGGACGCACGGCCGCGCCGAGACGATCGACTTCTCTCAGGAGGACGTTTACGAGCGGCTGCAGGAGATGACCGGCGGCCGCGGGCCCGACTGCTGCGTCGACGGCGTCGGGGCGGAGAACCACGCCGGCGGCCTCGTCGCCGACACGCTCGAGGACGCGAAGACGGCGCTGCACCTGGGCAGCGACCGGCCGAACGTGCTCAACGAGATCATCCGCTGCTGCCGCAAGGGCGGCAAGGTCAGCTGCCCGGGCGTCTACTTCGGCAAGGTCGACCTCGCCTGGGGCGCCGCGATGAACAAGGGCTTGCAGTTCAAGATGGGGCAGACGCACGTGCAGCGGTACCTCGAGCCGCTGATGCAGAAGGTCGTCGACGGCGAGATCGACCCGTCGTTCGTCATCACCCACCACGCGAGCCTCGACGAGGCGCCCGCCGCCTACGACCGCTTCAAGAACAAGACCGACGGCTGCATCAAGGTCGTCCTGACGCCGTGA
- a CDS encoding gamma-glutamylcyclotransferase family protein, with protein sequence MAPAPQPADRELLFAYGTLIRGGPPAVAAAMRRHTRALGAARVAGRLHDAGDWPALLPASTPADRVPGMLFEVHGPRELWPVLDAWEGCGAGCPRPHLFRREKAPVDRVEAWVYFFNGSVDGWPRIAHWPPAS encoded by the coding sequence GTGGCGCCGGCGCCGCAACCCGCGGACCGCGAGCTGCTTTTTGCTTACGGCACGCTGATCCGCGGCGGCCCGCCGGCGGTGGCGGCCGCGATGCGTCGACACACGCGGGCGCTGGGCGCGGCTCGGGTGGCCGGACGCCTGCACGACGCCGGCGATTGGCCGGCGCTGCTCCCGGCTTCGACGCCCGCGGACCGCGTGCCCGGGATGCTCTTCGAGGTGCACGGTCCGCGGGAGCTCTGGCCGGTGCTGGACGCCTGGGAGGGCTGCGGTGCCGGCTGCCCGCGGCCGCACCTCTTCCGGCGGGAGAAGGCGCCCGTGGACCGGGTGGAGGCGTGGGTCTACTTCTTCAACGGGAGCGTGGACGGGTGGCCGAGGATCGCGCACTGGCCTCCAGCTTCCTGA
- the serC gene encoding 3-phosphoserine/phosphohydroxythreonine transaminase — protein sequence MRRLHNFSAGPCTLPLEVLETAQRELVDYHGAGMSLLEMSHRTPPVEGVRDAAEAALRRLLGLGEHHHVAFVAGGATFQFAMLAMNFLTNGRLGDYTHSGAWAKKAIADGRKIGRVNVVWDGTPDDYMTLPDPASVSSSAGSQFLHLTSNETIGGVQWKSFPACEAPLVADMSSDFLSRPVPLERFGLIYAGAQKNIGPAGVTVVILTDDMLAACDGDLPGYLNYGGHVQNRSMLNTPPVFQIYMVKLVLEWLEARGGLAWAEQAAAERSGILYGVLGGSDGFYRCPVDERYRSTMNVVFRLPSEELEKRFVAEAEAAGLSGLKGHRSVGGIRASIYNAMPVAGVEALAGFMSDFRDRNG from the coding sequence ATGCGCCGCCTGCACAACTTCTCGGCCGGACCCTGCACCCTCCCGCTGGAGGTGCTGGAGACCGCTCAGCGCGAGCTCGTCGACTACCACGGCGCGGGCATGTCGCTGCTGGAGATGAGCCACCGCACGCCCCCGGTGGAGGGCGTACGCGACGCCGCCGAGGCCGCGCTCCGCCGCCTGCTCGGCCTCGGCGAGCACCACCACGTCGCCTTCGTCGCCGGCGGCGCCACCTTCCAGTTCGCGATGCTGGCGATGAACTTCCTCACCAACGGCCGCCTCGGCGACTACACCCACTCGGGGGCGTGGGCGAAGAAGGCGATCGCCGACGGCCGGAAGATCGGCCGCGTGAACGTGGTCTGGGACGGCACACCCGACGACTACATGACGCTGCCGGATCCGGCGTCGGTGAGCAGCAGCGCCGGTTCGCAGTTCCTGCACCTCACCAGCAACGAGACGATCGGCGGCGTGCAGTGGAAGAGCTTCCCGGCGTGCGAGGCACCCCTCGTGGCGGACATGAGCAGCGACTTCCTGTCGCGGCCGGTCCCGCTGGAGCGTTTCGGGCTGATCTACGCCGGCGCCCAGAAGAACATCGGCCCCGCCGGCGTGACCGTCGTGATCCTCACCGACGACATGCTCGCCGCCTGCGACGGCGACCTGCCGGGCTACCTCAACTACGGCGGACACGTGCAGAACCGCTCGATGCTGAACACGCCGCCGGTCTTCCAGATCTACATGGTCAAGCTCGTGCTGGAGTGGCTGGAGGCCCGCGGCGGCCTCGCCTGGGCGGAGCAGGCCGCCGCCGAGCGGAGCGGGATCCTCTACGGCGTGCTCGGCGGCAGCGACGGCTTCTACCGGTGCCCGGTGGACGAGCGGTACCGGTCGACGATGAACGTGGTCTTCCGTCTTCCCTCCGAAGAGCTGGAGAAACGCTTCGTCGCCGAAGCCGAGGCCGCCGGCCTCTCGGGCCTCAAGGGCCACCGCAGCGTCGGCGGCATCCGGGCCTCCATCTACAACGCGATGCCGGTCGCCGGCGTGGAGGCGCTGGCGGGCTTCATGAGCGACTTCCGCGACAGGAACGGCTGA
- a CDS encoding PilZ domain-containing protein has product MTRPPGAPDFTILSFLPGSVMIFRRERRAEPRLRNTNFATPFGEVVDVSGSGMAVTHRGPAVEIGQTIRVSISWSCELIEVDCVVRRVKACGFRRQTVGLKWIDPPAGLRDWLRNGHHGGSESPGPQVYRLPAVA; this is encoded by the coding sequence ATGACGCGCCCGCCGGGTGCGCCCGACTTCACGATCCTCTCCTTCCTCCCGGGCTCCGTCATGATCTTCCGCCGCGAACGCCGGGCCGAGCCGCGGCTCCGGAACACGAACTTCGCCACGCCTTTCGGCGAAGTCGTCGACGTCAGCGGGTCGGGCATGGCCGTCACGCACCGCGGGCCCGCCGTCGAGATCGGGCAGACGATCCGGGTCTCGATCAGCTGGTCGTGCGAGCTGATCGAGGTCGACTGCGTGGTGAGGCGGGTGAAGGCCTGCGGCTTCCGACGCCAGACGGTCGGCCTCAAGTGGATCGACCCGCCGGCGGGCCTGCGGGACTGGCTCCGCAACGGCCACCACGGCGGCAGCGAGAGCCCCGGCCCGCAGGTGTACCGGCTCCCGGCGGTTGCTTAG